The nucleotide window AGGACCTCCTGGCGGGACCCATGGTGAGGATAGAGAGGATCCTATCGTCGGGGCAGGTGACGCCGCCGGACGCCTGGTTGCAACAGGACGCCGACGAGTGGGTGGCGCTTTTGCGGGGCGAGGCGACCCTGGAATACGACGATTTCTCCAGGGTGAACCTCCGCCCCGGCGACTGGATTTTCATTCCCGCCTGCACCAGGCACCGCGTAACGTCGACTTCATCCGACCCGGCCTGTCTCTGGCTCGCCGTTCACGGGAAACTACGGCGAAAATAAAAAGGAGCGAAGATGTCT belongs to Thermovirga sp. and includes:
- a CDS encoding cupin domain-containing protein, which encodes MKLFGNLFSLPETLPKEEVFEDLLAGPMVRIERILSSGQVTPPDAWLQQDADEWVALLRGEATLEYDDFSRVNLRPGDWIFIPACTRHRVTSTSSDPACLWLAVHGKLRRK